One window from the genome of Carassius carassius chromosome 15, fCarCar2.1, whole genome shotgun sequence encodes:
- the LOC132157714 gene encoding uncharacterized protein LOC132157714 — MNSAISKSTQNLTTAEDMRNHTKLIMQPYANWEEYLTPAPLSIAILGELVFISSSTDFSINKNQPKDGYKFIKYPDSFRACLMQVCNSGWWAFNEAHTSMDQIRLHTAQIPDYMKTAVKILFQGNDEVVKAHLPDQLKNIQDIADECLELSGATEKRFTDVIKIIQELLEACVNAEHFYGEEMAEMKKKIKESKLREQSAQETKKRTEKAMSAMKKVLEEAQESYNKALDSLPNGWEMIGMDLVGGITQSITGMITGIASVFTQPVKGERDVVAEIPVYSKSAEILSLAQKIQEEMNVKDDIIDWKKIYDQKSKTTNTDFIAEQFKRINDTLKGISDCPAKKQVLKLCQDGIEICEQLAKYAPDGKCDKDKSTKLIKRVLDLIKSAHGFDCKSKDKTNSPAITSNPPMMHKEQTKSENMSPSARATENARFSIEQNRTQLNKTRETYDKYVENFEKNQKELTEILVTMRNCELKEIDFNTTVQMLVKGMDAMGRVKEQWEKMVRFFQMVSNIMKTSLSKTLTNFVSTSEKTQALTYNAKLFSKDLLYTQAFQASNIASLVHMISATYTDVSSKYLMDRVSSLGKLMAMDTSKPEFEHERKLLQRGCDEAQKGILMLVMKNKNEYDKKSIARLEKIDRELLAILPAAPPEEIRSIQEAVQAGFKEEEEAAYI; from the coding sequence ATGAATTCTGCAATCTCGAAATCTACTCAAAACCTTACCACTGCTGAGGACATGAGGAACCATACCAAACTTATAATGCAGCCTTATGCCAACTGGGAAGAGTATCTGACTCCAGCACCTCTATCCATAGCCATCCTGGGAGAGTTGGTATTCATCTCGTCCTCAACAGATTTCTCTATCAATAAAAATCAACCTAAAGATGGCTATAAATTCATCAAATACCCTGATTCCTTTCGTGCTTGCCTCATGCAAGTGTGTAACTCTGGCTGGTGGGCATTTAATGAAGCTCATACGAGCATGGATCAGATTCGCCTCCATACTGCCCAAATTCCAGATTACATGAAAACTGCTGTGAAGATTCTGTTCCAAGGCAATGATGAAGTTGTCAAAGCTCATCTTCCTGATCAACTGAAAAATATCCAAGATATTGCAGATGAATGTCTTGAGTTGTCTGGTGCAACTGAAAAGCGCTTCACTGATGTCATCAAAATCATTCAAGAGCTGCTAGAAGCATGTGTGAATGCAGAGCATTTTTATGGGGAGGAGATGgcagaaatgaaaaagaaaataaaagagagcAAATTGAGGGAGCAGTCAGctcaagagaccaaaaaaaggaCTGAGAAGGCAATGAGTGCCATGAAGAAGGTACTGGAAGAAGCTCAAGAGAGCTACAATAAAGCTTTGGATTCGCTCCCTAATGGATGGGAAATGATTGGCATGGATTTAGTAGGTGGAATAACACAGAGCATTACTGGCATGATTACTGGAATAGCATCTGTTTTCACTCAACCAGTGAAAGGTGAAAGAGATGTGGTAGCTGAAATACCGGTGTATAGTAAGTCTGCTGAAATTTTATCTTTGGCACAGAAAATCCAGGAAGAAATGAATGTTAAGGATGATATCATTGACTGGAAAAAAATATACGATCAGAAGAGCAAAACTACAAATACTGATTTTATTGCAGAACAGTTCAAAAGAATCAATGACACTTTAAAGGGAATCTCTGACTGCCCGGCAAAGAAACAAGTTCTGAAGTTATGTCAAGATGGCATAGAAATATGTGAACAGCTTGCAAAATATGCACCAGATGGCAAATGTGACAAAGACAAAAGCACCAAGTTAATAAAAAGAGTCTTGGATCTGATCAAGTCAGCCCATGGTTTTGATTGCAAAAGTAAAGACAAAACAAATTCTCCAGCCATTACTTCAAATCCACCAATGATGCATAAAGAGCAAACAAAGTCAGAGAACATGAGTCCTTCTGCGAGGGCCACAGAAAATGCAAGATTCTCCATAGAGCAGAACCGAACTCAGCTGAACAAGACAAGAGAGACTTATGACAAGTATGTGGAGAACTTTGAGAAGAATCAGAAAGAACTAACTGAAATCCTGGTCACTATGAGAAATTGTGAACTGAAAGAGATTGACTTCAATACTACCGTACAGATGCTGGTCAAAGGAATGGATGCCATGGGGAGAGTGAAGGAACAATGGGAGAAGATGGTTCGCTTCTTTCAGATGGTTTCCAACATTATGAAAACCAGCCTGAGCAAAACTCTCACAAACTTTGTCTCAACATCAGAGAAAACACAAGCGCTGACCTACAATGCAAAGCTCTTCTCAAAAGATCTGCTGTACACTCAAGCCTTCCAAGCCAGTAACATTGCTAGTCTGGTCCATATGATCTCTGCAACATACACAGATGTTTCCAGCAAGTACCTGATGGACCGCGTCAGTTCACTGGGCAAACTAATGGCCATGGATACAAGTAAGCCAGAATTCGAGCATGAGCGAAAACTGCTCCAGAGGGGCTGTGATGAGGCACAGAAAGGCATCTTAATGCTTGTCATGAAGAATAAAAATGAGTATGACAAGAAGAGCATCGCAAGACTAGAAAAGATCGATCGAGAGTTGCTCGCAATTCTACCTGCTGCTCCTCCAGAAGAAATCAGAAGTATTCAAGAGGCTGTTCAAGCTGGATTCAAAGAGGAAGAAGAAGCAGCATATATCTGA